TTTGCGATTGTCAGAGGACCTGGAACGTCTCCTTTTTGCTCGTACTGAAGTGTCTCTTTTATCAACAGATTTAGATCTAGATCGTCTACTTTTTTCTCTTGCTGAAGTCTCTCTTTTATCAACAGATTTAGACCTAGACTTGCGATTATCAGATGACCTAGATCGCCGGCTTTTGGTTCTTGTGGAAGTCTCTCTTGTATCAACTGATTTAGATCTAGATTTGCGATTATCAGAGGACCTAGATCGTCTCCTTTTTGTCCTCAGTGAAGTCTCCCTTTTGTCAACAGACTTAGATCTAGATCTGCGATTATCAGAGGATCTGGATCGTCTCCTCCGTGCTCTCACTGAAGATTCCCGTTTGTCAACAGATTTAGATCTAGATTTACGATGATCAGAGGACCTGGACCGCCTTCGCCTCGTCCTCAGTATTTCTTTGTCTCCTGATCTCGATCTAGATTTGCGGTTGTCAGAAGACCTGGATCGCCTTCGCCCTGTCCTCAAACACTCTCTTTTGTCAGTTGATTTGGACCTAGATCTATGATTTTCAGAGGATCTGGACCGTTTTCGCCTTGTTCTCACTGAAATTTCTCTTCTGTCATCAACTGATCTGGATCTAGACTTATGATGATCAGAGGACCTAGACCTTCTTCGCCTTGACCTTACTGGAGACTCCCTTTTATCAACAGATTTGGATCTAGATTTATAATTATCAGAGGATCTGGATCTCCTTCGCCTTCTCCTCACTGAAGTCTCTCTTTTGTCAATTGATCTGGATCTAGATTTGTGATTATCTGAGGACCTTGATCGTCTCCTCCTTGTCCTTGTTGATGCTTCTCTTTTGTCAATGGATCGTGACCTAGACTTATGATGATCAGAAGATCTAGATCGTCTCCATCTTGATCTTACCAAAGTTTCTCTTTTATCAACAGATTTAGATCTAGACTTGTGATTATCAGAGGATCTCGACAATCTTCGTCTTGTCCTGGTTGATTCTCTTCTGTCAACAGATTTGGATCTAGACTTCCGACGATCAGAAGATCTAGACTGTCTCCGCCTTGACCGCAGTGAAGTTTCTCTTTTGTCAACTGATTTAGATCTAGATTTGTGATGATCAGAAGTCCGAGAACGTCTCCGTCTAGATCTTAGTGAACTTTCTTTGCCCTCTTTTCTCTCAACAGATTTTGACCTAGATTTACGACGTGAGGTAGAATGCTTTTTACGGGAATCTGCATCATTCTTGCTTCTAGAACGTGCTCTTCTTGAAGACATCTGTCTAGAGGTGGAACGTGATCTAGACTTTTTTTTACGTTTTTTTGGCTTGGAAGGAGATTTTGACCTACTCTTTTTAGCTTTTTTCCCACTCTTACTTTTATCTTTACTTTTGCTGCTTATTTTTTCACTTTTTCTGTCTTTTGAAATGCTTCCAGCCTCTTCGTTCATTATCTCTGAAGACTTTGGAACAGCTTCTAAATGTTTATCCTTCAAAGACTCACATGAAGGGGCTTCCAGGTCTTTTCCTGTCATGACCGCAGGTTCAAGTGCAGCTTCTAAATCTTTTACCTCCACAGTTACCTGTTGACTTGCTGCCAAATTATTTTCTTCTGCTATGCATACAGGTTTTAGAGATGCTTTTAATAGTTGCTCCTCCGAAGACATCAGTATAGTCACTTCTGCATCTTTTTCCTTCATCAATGACAAAGATTCTGAAGTTGCTTCCAAATTTTTTACCTCCAAAGTGACTTCTGAAAACATTTCAGAATTCTTAGCTTGGGCTAATGCTGTATGGTCTGGTGCTGGTTCCAAATCTTTCTTCTCTCCCACACATATAAATTCTGAATTTTGCTTTGAAACTTCTACACCCTTTACTTTCATGTATTCAAGAGCTGCTTCAGAGTCTTTTGCTTTCATAGCATAAATAGATTTCAGAGATACTTCAGAGACAATTTCTGGCACAAGCACGGAAGCTGATTCTCTTTCCAAATGCTGACTCTCCAAAACTAATGGGGATTTTGAGTTTTCTTTAAAATACGTTCCTTCTTTATCAATAGAGGACTGGAAAACTTGTAGCTCTTTTACTTTGCCGACAGACTCACATTTAGGAATGTTTTCAAGATCTTTTAACTGCACAAGTTCTGGATCAGTTTCAGATTTTGCAGTATCTTTCAACTTTGTTATTCCTATAAATCCTGAATTTGCCTCTGAATTTTCAGTATTCACTACACATGCCACTTCTGCAGTAGGTTCTGAATACTTTCCCTCTACTCTGGAGACTGGCTCCACATCTGCATAAGTAACCATTAAATCTGGCACACGTGTAATTTTTGTAGTTGTTTCTGAACATTTTTCGTCATAATATAGCGGTAATTTTTTTTCTGACTCTTTCCCCATTTCTGGAACCATAGATGAAGCAGTAGCTTTGAAGTCTTCTATTTCCACAATGCTTGAAAACTGTGGAGTGGTTTCTGAAACATCTAGCACTTCTTCATATATGAGATTTTCTTCCATGCCTGTTGCCTGCCCCCTGCATACAGATTCAGCAAAAGGTTCTAAATCTTTTATTTCATGAGCACGTTTAGATTCTGGTGTTGTTTCCAGAAGTCCCTTCAGTTTCATACAGACAACCTCTGAAGTTGTTTCTGATGATTTCTCCTCTGAAATGCATTCAGATTCTGGAACAGCTTTGTGGTGAAATGGTTCCAGCACCTGATCTGTTTCTGAAACTGATTCAAAATATTTAACTTCCGTTTCTGATTTAAGAGGAGTTTCAGAATCAATCATATCCAATGCTTTCATTTCTGCAGTCATGTCAGAAGACTTCAAATCTGTTGAACTTAGATATGTTGGAGTAGTTCTTAGTTCTACTGTCCTTTCAGAGTCTCTAACTTCAGGTATGCACACAGACTCTGAAGACTTTAATTCTGATGTGTTTAGATTTGTTACAATAGGTATGGAATCTTGTGCTTCCAATATTACTTCACAATTCAGCGTCTCTCCTAAACCTTTCATCTCTGTTGTAAGTACAGACTCCACATCATCTGAATTCCCCAGTTCCAACACACAGATAGGTTCTGGAGTTGTTTCAACTGGCACTGTTGCTTCTAAAGTCTTCACCTCTCCAGCATCTACAAAGACGGAACTTGTTTCTGAATCTTTTATATCCACCATAAACAAAGACACTGTTGCATCATAATCTTCTGTCTCTGAAATTTTCACAGACTCAGAGACTGATTCAGTATATGTTTTAACCAATGCTGCTTGTGGTTTTAGATCTGTTCCAGGTTCCTTTCCTTCTGCTGTGTTTATAGCTGGCAATATGCCTTCTGTAGCGCCTGTGACTACAAtagttttatgttttttaaagatttctgaACCATTTGGAGCTGCTTCATGATCAAATTCAGTATCTACCTCTTTTTTGTCCACTGATTCTAGATTTGCTTCCCATATCTGATTTGCTTCTGAGTCTTTTCTATCTGTTACACAAGTAGGGTCAAAAGTTTCTTTCACTACTTCTACAGATGATGTTGATGCTACCAAATGTTTTACTTCAACTGCTGCTTCAATGATTTCAGATGTTTTGAATTCTTTATGCTCCGCTGCACAGACAGGGATAGGAGTTGCTTCTATACCTATCATTTCATATGTAAACAGTGATGTTGGAACTACTTGTTTTTTAACTTCCAAATTTTCAATATCCATAACACACACAGTTTCTGAATCCACTTCCAAACCTGGAACAGTCAATGTTTTATTTCCAAATGCTGTATTTGATTCttgcatttcatttttctttggaCATTCTTCAATAATTTCCAAGGCCTGTGATGCTGCTACTGATTcatattctgggagatcttcagtttCTGCACCCCCTCTGTGGGAAGATTCTGAATCAATCTCCAAGTCCTTTGCATCCATTATCTTAGATTCTGAAACTGTTTTTGAATCTTTCAGCTGTATCACATACAAAGATTTCCGAAAGTTATCTGAATTTGTCTGTGCCATAGATTCGGAGCTATGTTCTGAAACCATGACCTCATTAATATCACCAGATTCTGAAGCATCAATCAGATCAGTTTCTAATGCATATGGAGAATCCGGAACTGCTGTAAAACTTGTTGCTTCTGTGCTTTCTTccaatttttgtttttcttgcaaATTACTTAATTCTTCTGGAAATAGAAGTTCTGGACTGGGTGCTGAGTATCTGACTTCCAGAGAATGCTGAGAACCTAAATTTATTTCTCTGACTTTTGTTTTCACATGCTGCAAAGATTCTAGATTTTGTACTGCATGGTGGCCTGAAATAGATTCATATTCTTCTACAGCATTCAGAAGTTTAGAAGAATCTCTTGGATCAATGAGGTCTGATGTCTGCAGTCCAAGAGTTTTATTAGGGCTGTCTACATCCAAAACAGGTGTAATTGTTTCCATTTCTTTTAGCTGTTGTATCACTGCTATGGAATCTAGTTCTGGAGTTGTTTCTGAACTTACAATATTCACCTCTTGGAAAGACTCTGAAATAAAAAATGGGCCTTTAATCTCAGCAGGTAGCTCTTTTCCTGTTATGCTTTTTACCTTCTGGGATCCCATTTCCAAACTGACTGTCTCATCAGTGTTCTGGCTCCTCCCCATATCCCCAGTAGTATCGGCTGCCTTCTCCTTTATTTCAGTCACAGAATGAGAAACAGTTTCAAGGTTTGTCTCTTTGGGCACAGCTCCAGATGGCACAAGTGTTTCCAAATATTTCACATCAGTCACTGCCTTAGATTCTTCATCCCTATTTTTCACATCTCTGTCCAGagattctatttttttttctaaatcgtTTAGCTTTGTTACTG
The DNA window shown above is from Eublepharis macularius isolate TG4126 chromosome 3, MPM_Emac_v1.0, whole genome shotgun sequence and carries:
- the SON gene encoding protein SON isoform X2: MATNIEQIFRSFVVSKFREIQEQHFGSGKVAQQNGEINSSEQVNSANDTVVSIGTLQNDPLVQKIEQVLSEVLGAESQYKTDVELETVKNKSRSTKRGIPDEVQDETPRKKSKKDKKHKDKKKKKRKKEKKEKKYKKQSKESKLSSDHKGCGDIQPDSHLNPESLVLSAENVDIGPASLFMEKTVYENLNSSLANSHDTSNPDTSKLDVCEEDSVLINIQEICEVQLTNERELETCQHTNLPVHLQVEDEDESLNTADVESDDICMARVAETDIKEMEKPESYSALQTAENINVSENSLKHACAGLESLETRVEPFSVEVKELDFVSESLNPEIITQPESTSFEKTGCKFMKSPLETVGEAKDSVTTLGFLAMVVGKDFEATSEFLNKAKVKASETSLKDDALTDMKDELQQNTERNVMMKDLGGKVLTQSRIEMKDLESFPESVCTVTEKDPKFSLALKPKIWPEDSERITESDECKCIGVIVDAETMGEVRELKEAETSTIVMELKDPQKSQKSLEIVADTKDFKGMPELEVRTDSGAYLLATEVETKNLETATEFEEVDERCSGATPVCQSEKEKWDVIPDTLETVCLKNLDSFSELAGSIPINYLEASLETAVNERGDMAVVEVTKDSDTVVEVKVSESIPRSETVPEINDSETAAETLDIAKTQYLDVSKHVAVTDTESETVVNLKDLKKVPEECSMTLKKLETISETFHMTEMKHVKDVLQSDVVAQREDSEINLKPGDGEERDLDAASESLHMIFTNYSEHSLELYTEPEAMMELKNSERTPELLHMEDANNSEALITGEVKHLKIVESTAVTKLNDLEKKIESLDRDVKNRDEESKAVTDVKYLETLVPSGAVPKETNLETVSHSVTEIKEKAADTTGDMGRSQNTDETVSLEMGSQKVKSITGKELPAEIKGPFFISESFQEVNIVSSETTPELDSIAVIQQLKEMETITPVLDVDSPNKTLGLQTSDLIDPRDSSKLLNAVEEYESISGHHAVQNLESLQHVKTKVREINLGSQHSLEVRYSAPSPELLFPEELSNLQEKQKLEESTEATSFTAVPDSPYALETDLIDASESGDINEVMVSEHSSESMAQTNSDNFRKSLYVIQLKDSKTVSESKIMDAKDLEIDSESSHRGGAETEDLPEYESVAASQALEIIEECPKKNEMQESNTAFGNKTLTVPGLEVDSETVCVMDIENLEVKKQVVPTSLFTYEMIGIEATPIPVCAAEHKEFKTSEIIEAAVEVKHLVASTSSVEVVKETFDPTCVTDRKDSEANQIWEANLESVDKKEVDTEFDHEAAPNGSEIFKKHKTIVVTGATEGILPAINTAEGKEPGTDLKPQAALVKTYTESVSESVKISETEDYDATVSLFMVDIKDSETSSVFVDAGEVKTLEATVPVETTPEPICVLELGNSDDVESVLTTEMKGLGETLNCEVILEAQDSIPIVTNLNTSELKSSESVCIPEVRDSERTVELRTTPTYLSSTDLKSSDMTAEMKALDMIDSETPLKSETEVKYFESVSETDQVLEPFHHKAVPESECISEEKSSETTSEVVCMKLKGLLETTPESKRAHEIKDLEPFAESVCRGQATGMEENLIYEEVLDVSETTPQFSSIVEIEDFKATASSMVPEMGKESEKKLPLYYDEKCSETTTKITRVPDLMVTYADVEPVSRVEGKYSEPTAEVACVVNTENSEANSGFIGITKLKDTAKSETDPELVQLKDLENIPKCESVGKVKELQVFQSSIDKEGTYFKENSKSPLVLESQHLERESASVLVPEIVSEVSLKSIYAMKAKDSEAALEYMKVKGVEVSKQNSEFICVGEKKDLEPAPDHTALAQAKNSEMFSEVTLEVKNLEATSESLSLMKEKDAEVTILMSSEEQLLKASLKPVCIAEENNLAASQQVTVEVKDLEAALEPAVMTGKDLEAPSCESLKDKHLEAVPKSSEIMNEEAGSISKDRKSEKISSKSKDKSKSGKKAKKSRSKSPSKPKKRKKKSRSRSTSRQMSSRRARSRSKNDADSRKKHSTSRRKSRSKSVERKEGKESSLRSRRRRSRTSDHHKSRSKSVDKRETSLRSRRRQSRSSDRRKSRSKSVDRRESTRTRRRLSRSSDNHKSRSKSVDKRETLVRSRWRRSRSSDHHKSRSRSIDKREASTRTRRRRSRSSDNHKSRSRSIDKRETSVRRRRRRSRSSDNYKSRSKSVDKRESPVRSRRRRSRSSDHHKSRSRSVDDRREISVRTRRKRSRSSENHRSRSKSTDKRECLRTGRRRSRSSDNRKSRSRSGDKEILRTRRRRSRSSDHRKSRSKSVDKRESSVRARRRRSRSSDNRRSRSKSVDKRETSLRTKRRRSRSSDNRKSRSKSVDTRETSTRTKSRRSRSSDNRKSRSKSVDKRETSAREKSRRSRSKSVDKRDTSVRAKRRRSRSSDNRKSRSKSSDKRETVARAKRRRSQSSDIRKSRSKSVDKTEVSARSKRRRSKSADHKSITKSGEKRESSLKSRHRRSKSSDRQKSKSKSRSKSSERRKDKDSLAGSKEKSSKSRSKSKSPEKTEGTESLEASVCNRAKSPEHPKSKSRSRSKSLDKTENRERLRRSRSKCSEPRSHTHRTVSRSRRNRSRSLTRKRSSRSKSDPRSRSRSRSCSRRWRRTRSRSVSRLRSLSRERRRRSRRNRSRSVDRRRRRSDSRDSYRITLRLRSRSRTPVRLGTSRSTGRRRSSSVSPDHRRSRSSSRSPKRLTDLDKAQLLEIAKANAAAMCAKAGVPLPPSLMPVVTPEKKEEKVTQKSAKETIMELTEKCKKIAQSQEDDVIVNKPHVSDEEEEEHPFINHPFKLNEPKPIFFNLTTPTIKPAPPKNQVTLTKEFPVSSGSQHRKKEADSAYGEWVPVEKNKEENKDDVFPNPATLEPVDISSALNERTIAQKRLTENTFDLEAMCLLNRAQERIDAWAQLNSLPGQFTGSTGAQVLSSEQLSNSGPQAWIKKYCVPLQDLDFIRRALTALTIHDCCNEQESCC
- the SON gene encoding protein SON isoform X5, whose product is MATNIEQIFRSFVVSKFREIQEQHFGSGKVAQQNGEINSSEQVNSANDTVVSIGTLQNDPLVQKIEQVLSEVLGAESQYKTDVELETVKNKSRSTKRGIPDEVQDETPRKKSKKDKKHKDKKKKKRKKEKKEKKYKKQSKESKLSSDHKGCGDIQPDSHLNPESLVLSAENVDIGPASLFMEKTVYENLNSSLANSHDTSNPDTSKLDVCEEDSVLINIQEICEVQLTNERELETCQHTNLPVHLQVEDEDESLNTADVESDDICMARVAETDIKEMEKPESYSALQTAENINVSENSLKHACAGLESLETRVEPFSVEVKELDFVSESLNPEIITQPESTSFEKTGCKFMKSPLETVGEAKDSVTTLGFLAMVVGKDFEATSEFLNKAKVKASETSLKDDALTDMKDELQQNTERNVMMKDLGGKVLTQSRIEMKDLESFPESVCTVTEKDPKFSLALKPKIWPEDSERITESDECKCIGVIVDAETMGEVRELKEAETSTIVMELKDPQKSQKSLEIVADTKDFKGMPELEVRTDSGAYLLATEVETKNLETATEFEEVDERCSGATPVCQSEKEKWDVIPDTLETVCLKNLDSFSELAGSIPINYLEASLETAVNERGDMAVVEVTKDSDTVVEVKVSESIPRSETVPEINDSETAAETLDIAKTQYLDVSKHVAVTDTESETVVNLKDLKKVPEECSMTLKKLETISETFHMTEMKHVKDVLQSDVVAQREDSEINLKPGDGEERDLDAASESLHMIFTNYSEHSLELYTEPEAMMELKNSERTPELLHMEDANNSEALITGEVKHLKIVESTAVTKLNDLEKKIESLDRDVKNRDEESKAVTDVKYLETLVPSGAVPKETNLETVSHSVTEIKEKAADTTGDMGRSQNTDETVSLEMGSQKVKSITGKELPAEIKGPFFISESFQEVNIVSSETTPELDSIAVIQQLKEMETITPVLDVDSPNKTLGLQTSDLIDPRDSSKLLNAVEEYESISGHHAVQNLESLQHVKTKVREINLGSQHSLEVRYSAPSPELLFPEELSNLQEKQKLEESTEATSFTAVPDSPYALETDLIDASESGDINEVMVSEHSSESMAQTNSDNFRKSLYVIQLKDSKTVSESKIMDAKDLEIDSESSHRGGAETEDLPEYESVAASQALEIIEECPKKNEMQESNTAFGNKTLTVPGLEVDSETVCVMDIENLEVKKQVVPTSLFTYEMIGIEATPIPVCAAEHKEFKTSEIIEAAVEVKHLVASTSSVEVVKETFDPTCVTDRKDSEANQIWEANLESVDKKEVDTEFDHEAAPNGSEIFKKHKTIVVTGATEGILPAINTAEGKEPGTDLKPQAALVKTYTESVSESVKISETEDYDATVSLFMVDIKDSETSSVFVDAGEVKTLEATVPVETTPEPICVLELGNSDDVESVLTTEMKGLGETLNCEVILEAQDSIPIVTNLNTSELKSSESVCIPEVRDSERTVELRTTPTYLSSTDLKSSDMTAEMKALDMIDSETPLKSETEVKYFESVSETDQVLEPFHHKAVPESECISEEKSSETTSEVVCMKLKGLLETTPESKRAHEIKDLEPFAESVCRGQATGMEENLIYEEVLDVSETTPQFSSIVEIEDFKATASSMVPEMGKESEKKLPLYYDEKCSETTTKITRVPDLMVTYADVEPVSRVEGKYSEPTAEVACVVNTENSEANSGFIGITKLKDTAKSETDPELVQLKDLENIPKCESVGKVKELQVFQSSIDKEGTYFKENSKSPLVLESQHLERESASVLVPEIVSEVSLKSIYAMKAKDSEAALEYMKVKGVEVSKQNSEFICVGEKKDLEPAPDHTALAQAKNSEMFSEVTLEVKNLEATSESLSLMKEKDAEVTILMSSEEQLLKASLKPVCIAEENNLAASQQVTVEVKDLEAALEPAVMTGKDLEAPSCESLKDKHLEAVPKSSEIMNEEAGSISKDRKSEKISSKSKDKSKSGKKAKKSRSKSPSKPKKRKKKSRSRSTSRQMSSRRARSRSKNDADSRKKHSTSRRKSRSKSVERKEGKESSLRSRRRRSRTSDHHKSRSKSVDKRETSLRSRRRQSRSSDRRKSRSKSVDRRESTRTRRRLSRSSDNHKSRSKSVDKRETLVRSRWRRSRSSDHHKSRSRSIDKREASTRTRRRRSRSSDNHKSRSRSIDKRETSVRRRRRRSRSSDNYKSRSKSVDKRESPVRSRRRRSRSSDHHKSRSRSVDDRREISVRTRRKRSRSSENHRSRSKSTDKRECLRTGRRRSRSSDNRKSRSRSGDKEILRTRRRRSRSSDHRKSRSKSVDKRESSVRARRRRSRSSDNRRSRSKSVDKRETSLRTKRRRSRSSDNRKSRSKSVDTRETSTRTKSRRSRSSDNRKSRSKSVDKRETSAREKSRRSRSKSVDKRDTSVRAKRRRSRSSDNRKSRSKSSDKRETVARAKRRRSQSSDIRKSRSKSVDKTEVSARSKRRRSKSADHKSITKSGEKRESSLKSRHRRSKSSDRQKSKSKSRSKSSERRKDKDSLAGSKEKSSKSRSKSKSPEKTEGTESLEASVCNRAKSPEHPKSKSRSRSKSLDKTENRERLRRSRSKCSEPRSHTHRTVSRSRRNRSRSLTRKRSSRSKSDPRSRSRSRSCSRRWRRTRSRSVSRLRSLSRERRRRSRRNRSRSVDRRRRRSDSRDSYRITLRLRSRSRTPVRLGTSRSTGRRRSSSVSPDHRRSRSSSRSPKRLTDLDKAQLLEIAKANAAAMCAKAGVPLPPSLMPVVTPEKKEEKVTQKSAKETIMELTEKCKKIAQSQEDDVIVNKPHVSDEEEEEHPFINHPFKLNEPKPIFFNLTTPTIKPAPPKNQVTLTKEFPVSSGSQHRKKEADSAYGEWVPVEKNKEENKDDVFPNPATLEPVDISSALNERTIAQKRLTENTFDLEAMCLLNRAQERSEGTAIGPVGLISADVRAHMEKGDLSD
- the SON gene encoding protein SON isoform X1; the protein is MATNIEQIFRSFVVSKFREIQEQHFGSGKVAQQNGEINSSEQVNSANDTVVSIGTLQNDPLVQKIEQVLSEVLGAESQYKTDVELETVKNKSRSTKRGIPDEVQDETPRKKSKKDKKHKDKKKKKRKKEKKEKKYKKQSKESKLSSDHKGCGDIQPDSHLNPESLVLSAENVDIGPASLFMEKTVYENLNSSLANSHDTSNPDTSKLDVCEEDSVLINIQEICEVQLTNERELETCQHTNLPVHLQVEDEDESLNTADVESDDICMARVAETDIKEMEKPESYSALQTAENINVSENSLKHACAGLESLETRVEPFSVEVKELDFVSESLNPEIITQPESTSFEKTGCKFMKSPLETVGEAKDSVTTLGFLAMVVGKDFEATSEFLNKAKVKASETSLKDDALTDMKDELQQNTERNVMMKDLGGKVLTQSRIEMKDLESFPESVCTVTEKDPKFSLALKPKIWPEDSERITESDECKCIGVIVDAETMGEVRELKEAETSTIVMELKDPQKSQKSLEIVADTKDFKGMPELEVRTDSGAYLLATEVETKNLETATEFEEVDERCSGATPVCQSEKEKWDVIPDTLETVCLKNLDSFSELAGSIPINYLEASLETAVNERGDMAVVEVTKDSDTVVEVKVSESIPRSETVPEINDSETAAETLDIAKTQYLDVSKHVAVTDTESETVVNLKDLKKVPEECSMTLKKLETISETFHMTEMKHVKDVLQSDVVAQREDSEINLKPGDGEERDLDAASESLHMIFTNYSEHSLELYTEPEAMMELKNSERTPELLHMEDANNSEALITGEVKHLKIVESTAVTKLNDLEKKIESLDRDVKNRDEESKAVTDVKYLETLVPSGAVPKETNLETVSHSVTEIKEKAADTTGDMGRSQNTDETVSLEMGSQKVKSITGKELPAEIKGPFFISESFQEVNIVSSETTPELDSIAVIQQLKEMETITPVLDVDSPNKTLGLQTSDLIDPRDSSKLLNAVEEYESISGHHAVQNLESLQHVKTKVREINLGSQHSLEVRYSAPSPELLFPEELSNLQEKQKLEESTEATSFTAVPDSPYALETDLIDASESGDINEVMVSEHSSESMAQTNSDNFRKSLYVIQLKDSKTVSESKIMDAKDLEIDSESSHRGGAETEDLPEYESVAASQALEIIEECPKKNEMQESNTAFGNKTLTVPGLEVDSETVCVMDIENLEVKKQVVPTSLFTYEMIGIEATPIPVCAAEHKEFKTSEIIEAAVEVKHLVASTSSVEVVKETFDPTCVTDRKDSEANQIWEANLESVDKKEVDTEFDHEAAPNGSEIFKKHKTIVVTGATEGILPAINTAEGKEPGTDLKPQAALVKTYTESVSESVKISETEDYDATVSLFMVDIKDSETSSVFVDAGEVKTLEATVPVETTPEPICVLELGNSDDVESVLTTEMKGLGETLNCEVILEAQDSIPIVTNLNTSELKSSESVCIPEVRDSERTVELRTTPTYLSSTDLKSSDMTAEMKALDMIDSETPLKSETEVKYFESVSETDQVLEPFHHKAVPESECISEEKSSETTSEVVCMKLKGLLETTPESKRAHEIKDLEPFAESVCRGQATGMEENLIYEEVLDVSETTPQFSSIVEIEDFKATASSMVPEMGKESEKKLPLYYDEKCSETTTKITRVPDLMVTYADVEPVSRVEGKYSEPTAEVACVVNTENSEANSGFIGITKLKDTAKSETDPELVQLKDLENIPKCESVGKVKELQVFQSSIDKEGTYFKENSKSPLVLESQHLERESASVLVPEIVSEVSLKSIYAMKAKDSEAALEYMKVKGVEVSKQNSEFICVGEKKDLEPAPDHTALAQAKNSEMFSEVTLEVKNLEATSESLSLMKEKDAEVTILMSSEEQLLKASLKPVCIAEENNLAASQQVTVEVKDLEAALEPAVMTGKDLEAPSCESLKDKHLEAVPKSSEIMNEEAGSISKDRKSEKISSKSKDKSKSGKKAKKSRSKSPSKPKKRKKKSRSRSTSRQMSSRRARSRSKNDADSRKKHSTSRRKSRSKSVERKEGKESSLRSRRRRSRTSDHHKSRSKSVDKRETSLRSRRRQSRSSDRRKSRSKSVDRRESTRTRRRLSRSSDNHKSRSKSVDKRETLVRSRWRRSRSSDHHKSRSRSIDKREASTRTRRRRSRSSDNHKSRSRSIDKRETSVRRRRRRSRSSDNYKSRSKSVDKRESPVRSRRRRSRSSDHHKSRSRSVDDRREISVRTRRKRSRSSENHRSRSKSTDKRECLRTGRRRSRSSDNRKSRSRSGDKEILRTRRRRSRSSDHRKSRSKSVDKRESSVRARRRRSRSSDNRRSRSKSVDKRETSLRTKRRRSRSSDNRKSRSKSVDTRETSTRTKSRRSRSSDNRKSRSKSVDKRETSAREKSRRSRSKSVDKRDTSVRAKRRRSRSSDNRKSRSKSSDKRETVARAKRRRSQSSDIRKSRSKSVDKTEVSARSKRRRSKSADHKSITKSGEKRESSLKSRHRRSKSSDRQKSKSKSRSKSSERRKDKDSLAGSKEKSSKSRSKSKSPEKTEGTESLEASVCNRAKSPEHPKSKSRSRSKSLDKTENRERLRRSRSKCSEPRSHTHRTVSRSRRNRSRSLTRKRSSRSKSDPRSRSRSRSCSRRWRRTRSRSVSRLRSLSRERRRRSRRNRSRSVDRRRRRSDSRDSYRITLRLRSRSRTPVRLGTSRSTGRRRSSSVSPDHRRSRSSSRSPKRLTDLDKAQLLEIAKANAAAMCAKAGVPLPPSLMPVVTPEKKEEKVTQKSAKETIMELTEKCKKIAQSQEDDVIVNKPHVSDEEEEEHPFINHPFKLNEPKPIFFNLTTPTIKPAPPKNQVTLTKEFPVSSGSQHRKKEADSAYGEWVPVEKNKEENKDDVFPNPATLEPVDISSALNERTIAQKRLTENTFDLEAMCLLNRAQERIDAWAQLNSLPGQFTGSTGAQVLSSEQLSNSGPQAWIKKDQFLRAAPVTGGMGAQLMRKMGWREGEGLGKNKEGSREPILVDFKTDRKGLVAVGEKTQKRHGAFSAVKDLTGKHPISVLMEACNKRRWPPPTFVLVTDNGPDHRKCFLFKVMVNGVEHKPSFASPNKKLAKATAATVALQALGIVPKELLASATSFRSASHN